A genomic segment from Frateuria edaphi encodes:
- a CDS encoding efflux RND transporter periplasmic adaptor subunit: MKSTTTRTLALCLGMLALAACGGKDQPQGQQQMPPPQVGVITLKAQTVPLTKDLVGRLSPFRSADVRARVPGVLLKRTYDEGTDVEKGQLLFQIDPAPLKATLGAAQASLAQAQASYTNAKVNASRARELAPKGYVSKSDLDNALATERSAAAAVQQARASVQSAQINLGYADVRSPIDGRAGQQQVTEGALVGQGEATLLTTVEQIDPLYVNFNMSVSELEQLRQAQGQGNVSLAVAGKSGQDASVRVSLPDGTAYAQPGAVDFSSTSVDPATGAVTLRARIPNPEHALLPGMYVTIEASLGQRHNVFVVPQAAVLRDTVGAYVFVVGPDGKVARHDVTTASMQEGNWVVTSGLKAGEKVIVSGVQNVKEGAPANPSPWQPPAPAGQAPAAAKAPAAAATARGK, encoded by the coding sequence ATGAAGTCCACGACAACGCGCACCCTGGCCCTGTGCCTCGGCATGCTCGCCCTCGCCGCCTGCGGCGGCAAGGACCAGCCGCAGGGGCAACAGCAGATGCCGCCGCCGCAGGTGGGTGTGATCACCCTCAAGGCGCAGACCGTGCCGCTGACCAAGGACCTGGTCGGACGCCTCTCTCCGTTCCGCAGCGCCGACGTGCGCGCCCGCGTGCCCGGCGTGCTGCTCAAGCGCACCTACGACGAAGGCACCGACGTCGAGAAGGGCCAGTTGCTGTTCCAGATCGACCCGGCTCCGCTGAAGGCCACGCTGGGTGCGGCCCAGGCGAGCCTGGCGCAGGCGCAGGCCAGCTACACCAACGCGAAGGTCAACGCCAGCCGCGCGCGTGAGCTCGCGCCCAAGGGCTATGTCTCCAAGTCCGACCTGGACAACGCATTGGCGACCGAGCGCAGCGCAGCAGCCGCCGTGCAGCAGGCACGCGCCTCGGTGCAGTCGGCGCAGATCAACCTGGGCTACGCCGATGTGCGCTCGCCGATCGACGGCCGCGCCGGCCAGCAGCAGGTCACCGAGGGCGCGCTGGTCGGCCAGGGCGAAGCCACGCTGCTGACCACCGTGGAGCAGATCGATCCGCTGTACGTGAACTTCAACATGAGCGTGTCCGAGCTCGAACAGCTGCGCCAGGCGCAGGGCCAGGGCAACGTCTCGCTGGCCGTCGCCGGCAAGAGCGGCCAGGACGCCAGCGTGCGCGTCAGCCTCCCCGACGGCACCGCCTACGCGCAGCCGGGCGCGGTCGACTTCTCTTCCACCTCGGTGGACCCGGCGACCGGCGCGGTGACGCTGCGCGCGCGCATCCCCAATCCCGAGCACGCCCTGCTGCCCGGCATGTACGTCACGATCGAAGCGTCGCTCGGCCAGCGCCACAACGTGTTCGTGGTGCCACAGGCGGCGGTGCTGCGTGACACCGTCGGTGCCTACGTCTTCGTGGTCGGCCCCGATGGCAAGGTCGCGCGCCACGACGTCACCACCGCCTCCATGCAGGAGGGCAACTGGGTTGTCACCAGCGGCCTGAAGGCCGGCGAGAAGGTGATCGTCTCGGGGGTGCAGAACGTCAAGGAAGGCGCCCCGGCCAACCCCTCCCCGTGGCAGCCGCCGGCCCCGGCCGGCCAGGCTCCGGCGGCCGCGAAGGCGCCGGCCGCCGCCGCGACCGCGCGCGGCAAGTAA
- a CDS encoding multidrug efflux RND transporter permease subunit — MPSFFIDRPIFAWVVAILISLGGVLAILNLGVESYPNIAPPSVTVSASYPGASAETTEKAVTQVIEQQLTGIDHLLYFSSSSSASGRASITLTFESGTDPDIAQVQVQNKVSLATPRLPSEVTQQGVVVAKANAGFLMVVALKSENPSIDRDRLSDIVGSQVLDQIARVPGVGSTNQFGSEYAMRIWLNPDKLHGYDLSATEVLNAIRAQNVQFAAGSIGADPALPGQGFTATVSTEGRFTTPEQFAGIILRANPDGTTVKLGDVARISFGPGNYGFNTTVDGKPIGAFAIQLLPGANALNVATAVRGKMDELAPSFPPGVTWFSPYDSTTFVKISIDEVVHTLIEAIILVFLVMLLFLQNIRATIIPTLVIPVALLGTFLGMLVLGFTINQLTLFGMVLAIGIVVDDAIVVIENVERIMTEENLSPKEATRKAMGQITGAVVAITVVLTAVFVPSALQPGASGIIYKQFALTIAVSMGFSAFLALSFTPALCASFLKPEHHKKKNVVFRKFNQFFDWTTRTYTGHVGGAVRHAPRWMFVFVLVAVLAGFLYTRLPGSFLPEEDQGYAMSIIQLPPGATRQRTEEVMADMLKVLKKDPAVDTVLQVAGFSFIGSGENAGMAFIKLKDWAERDVTAAEFIQRANMSLFQIHDARIFVVNIPTVQGLGQFGGFDMYLQDRSGAGREALTQARNTLLGKASQDPVLTGVRPNALEDAPQLHLDVDRVQAQSMGLSVGDIYNAVGLMLAPVYVNDFTYGGRVKRVIMQADAAYRMSPDALQHFFTPSSTQATAAGTPEMIPLSNVVHADWQMGSPSLNRYNGYAAVEIVGSPTPGHASGEAMTEMEKIVTNDLPQGYGFDWTGQSYQEILSGNAATLLMVLSIVIVFLALAALYESWSIPVSVLLVLPLGLLGAVVFTLLRGLPNDIYFKVGLITVIGLAAKNAILIVEFAVEQQAHGRTLREGVIEAARLRLRPILMTSLAFILGVFPLFISSGAGANARHAIGTGVVGGMLFATFLGVLLIPVFYVVVRRLLGDTLDGDGPAQPGIGHGPHTFDSDPRRGH; from the coding sequence ATGCCGAGTTTCTTCATCGACCGCCCGATCTTTGCCTGGGTGGTGGCCATCCTGATCTCGCTGGGCGGCGTGCTGGCCATCCTCAACCTGGGCGTGGAGTCCTACCCCAACATCGCGCCACCCTCGGTGACGGTCAGTGCGTCCTATCCGGGCGCCAGTGCCGAGACCACCGAGAAGGCGGTCACCCAGGTCATCGAACAGCAGCTGACGGGCATCGACCATCTGCTGTACTTCAGTTCCTCATCCAGCGCCAGCGGCCGCGCCAGCATCACGCTGACCTTCGAGAGCGGCACCGACCCGGACATTGCCCAGGTGCAGGTGCAGAACAAGGTCTCGCTGGCCACGCCGCGCCTGCCCTCGGAAGTAACGCAGCAGGGCGTGGTGGTGGCCAAGGCCAACGCCGGCTTCCTGATGGTGGTGGCGCTGAAGTCCGAGAACCCCAGCATCGACCGCGACCGCCTGAGCGACATCGTCGGCTCGCAGGTGCTCGACCAGATCGCGCGCGTGCCGGGCGTGGGCAGCACCAACCAGTTCGGCTCCGAGTATGCCATGCGTATCTGGCTCAACCCGGACAAGCTGCACGGCTACGACCTCTCGGCCACCGAAGTGCTGAACGCGATCCGCGCGCAGAACGTGCAGTTCGCCGCCGGCTCGATCGGTGCCGATCCGGCGCTGCCTGGCCAGGGCTTCACCGCCACGGTGTCGACCGAAGGACGCTTCACCACGCCCGAGCAGTTCGCCGGCATCATCCTGCGCGCCAACCCGGACGGCACCACTGTCAAGCTGGGCGACGTGGCCCGGATCAGCTTCGGCCCCGGCAACTACGGCTTCAACACCACGGTGGACGGCAAGCCGATCGGCGCCTTCGCGATCCAGCTGCTGCCCGGCGCCAACGCGCTCAACGTGGCCACTGCCGTGCGCGGCAAGATGGACGAGCTGGCGCCCAGCTTTCCGCCGGGCGTGACCTGGTTCAGCCCGTACGACAGCACCACCTTCGTGAAGATCTCCATCGACGAAGTGGTGCACACGCTGATCGAGGCGATCATCCTCGTCTTCCTGGTGATGCTGCTGTTCCTGCAGAACATCCGCGCCACCATCATCCCGACGCTGGTGATCCCGGTCGCGCTGCTGGGCACGTTCCTGGGCATGCTGGTGCTGGGCTTCACCATCAACCAGCTGACCCTGTTCGGCATGGTGCTGGCCATCGGCATCGTGGTCGACGACGCGATCGTGGTGATCGAGAACGTCGAACGCATCATGACCGAGGAGAACCTGTCGCCGAAGGAGGCCACGCGCAAGGCGATGGGCCAAATCACCGGCGCAGTGGTGGCGATCACCGTGGTGCTGACCGCGGTGTTCGTGCCCTCGGCGCTGCAGCCGGGTGCCTCGGGCATCATCTACAAGCAGTTCGCGCTGACCATTGCGGTGTCGATGGGTTTCTCGGCCTTCCTGGCGCTTTCCTTCACGCCGGCGCTGTGCGCGAGCTTCCTCAAGCCCGAGCACCACAAGAAGAAGAACGTCGTCTTCCGCAAGTTCAACCAGTTCTTCGACTGGACCACGCGCACCTACACCGGCCACGTCGGCGGCGCCGTGCGGCACGCGCCGCGCTGGATGTTCGTGTTCGTGCTGGTCGCGGTGCTGGCCGGCTTCCTGTACACCCGCCTGCCCGGCAGCTTCCTGCCCGAGGAGGACCAGGGTTACGCGATGTCGATCATCCAGCTGCCGCCGGGAGCTACTCGCCAACGCACCGAAGAGGTGATGGCCGACATGCTGAAGGTCCTGAAAAAGGATCCCGCGGTCGACACCGTACTGCAGGTCGCCGGCTTCAGCTTCATCGGTTCCGGCGAGAACGCCGGCATGGCCTTCATCAAGCTCAAGGACTGGGCCGAGCGTGACGTCACCGCCGCGGAATTCATCCAGCGGGCGAACATGTCGTTGTTCCAGATCCACGACGCACGCATCTTCGTGGTCAACATCCCGACGGTGCAGGGCCTGGGCCAGTTCGGCGGCTTCGACATGTACCTGCAGGATCGCAGCGGCGCGGGGCGCGAAGCGCTCACGCAGGCGCGCAACACGCTGCTGGGCAAGGCCAGCCAGGATCCGGTGCTGACCGGCGTGCGCCCCAATGCGCTTGAAGACGCGCCGCAGTTGCACCTGGACGTGGACCGCGTGCAGGCACAGTCGATGGGCCTGTCGGTGGGCGACATCTACAACGCGGTTGGCCTGATGCTGGCGCCGGTGTACGTCAACGACTTCACCTACGGCGGGCGCGTCAAGCGCGTGATCATGCAGGCCGACGCGGCCTATCGCATGAGCCCGGACGCGCTGCAGCACTTCTTCACCCCGAGCAGTACGCAGGCCACGGCCGCGGGCACGCCGGAGATGATCCCGCTGTCGAACGTGGTGCACGCCGACTGGCAGATGGGCTCGCCCTCGCTGAACCGCTACAACGGTTACGCCGCGGTCGAGATCGTCGGCTCGCCGACGCCAGGGCATGCGTCGGGCGAGGCGATGACCGAGATGGAGAAGATCGTCACCAACGACCTGCCGCAGGGTTACGGCTTCGACTGGACCGGCCAGTCCTACCAGGAAATCCTTTCCGGCAACGCCGCCACGCTGCTGATGGTGCTGTCGATCGTGATCGTGTTCCTGGCGTTGGCGGCGCTCTACGAGAGCTGGTCGATCCCGGTCTCGGTGCTGCTGGTGCTGCCGCTGGGCCTCCTGGGCGCGGTGGTGTTCACGCTGTTGCGCGGGCTGCCCAACGACATCTACTTCAAGGTGGGCCTGATCACGGTGATCGGCCTGGCGGCGAAGAACGCGATCCTGATCGTGGAGTTCGCGGTCGAGCAGCAAGCGCACGGCCGCACGTTGCGCGAGGGCGTGATCGAGGCGGCACGCCTGCGACTGCGCCCGATCCTGATGACCTCGCTGGCTTTCATCCTGGGTGTGTTCCCGCTGTTCATCTCCAGCGGCGCCGGCGCGAACGCACGGCATGCGATCGGCACCGGCGTAGTCGGCGGCATGCTGTTCGCCACGTTCCTGGGTGTTCTGCTGATCCCGGTGTTTTACGTGGTGGTGCGTCGCCTGCTTGGCGACACGCTCGATGGCGACGGTCCCGCGCAGCCGGGGATCGGCCACGGGCCGCATACATTCGATTCCGATCCACGTCGCGGGCATTAG
- a CDS encoding acyl-CoA dehydrogenase family protein: MDFRFTEDQLSIQSIARDFAQKRIAPVAAELDAKGEFPLQNIQEMGQLGLMGIEVPTEYGGAGMDPIAYVLAMIEIAAADAATSTIMSVNNSLFCNGILKHGSEEQKQTFVRAIASGEAIGAYALTEPQSGSDASAMHTRATRNADGDWVINGKKSWITSGPVARYIVLFAITTPGIGAKGVSAFIIDTKRPGFHAGKTEPKLGIRASATCEIEFNDYVCPKENLLGEEGKGFAIAMGVLDAGRIGIASQAVGIARAAYEATLQWSRDRKAFGAPIGTFQMTQAKIADMKCKLDAATLLTLRAAWAKGETEKNGGRFGTEAAIAKLTASEAAMWISHQAVQIHGGMGYSKEMPLERYFRDAKITEIYEGTSEIQRIVIARNETGLR; the protein is encoded by the coding sequence ATGGATTTCCGTTTCACCGAAGACCAGCTCTCGATCCAGTCGATCGCCCGCGATTTCGCGCAGAAGCGCATCGCGCCGGTGGCCGCCGAGCTGGATGCCAAGGGTGAGTTCCCGCTGCAGAACATCCAGGAAATGGGCCAGCTCGGCCTGATGGGCATCGAAGTGCCGACCGAATATGGCGGCGCGGGCATGGACCCGATCGCCTACGTGCTGGCGATGATCGAGATCGCCGCGGCCGATGCGGCCACCTCGACCATCATGTCGGTCAACAACTCGCTGTTCTGCAACGGCATCCTCAAGCACGGCAGCGAGGAACAGAAGCAGACCTTCGTGCGCGCCATCGCCTCCGGCGAGGCGATCGGCGCCTACGCGCTGACCGAGCCGCAGTCCGGTTCGGATGCCTCGGCCATGCACACGCGTGCGACCAGGAACGCCGATGGCGACTGGGTGATCAACGGCAAGAAGAGCTGGATCACGTCCGGTCCGGTGGCGCGCTACATCGTGCTGTTCGCGATCACCACGCCGGGGATCGGCGCCAAGGGCGTGTCGGCGTTCATCATCGACACCAAGCGGCCGGGCTTCCACGCCGGCAAGACCGAGCCCAAGCTCGGCATCCGCGCCTCGGCGACCTGCGAGATCGAATTCAACGATTACGTGTGCCCGAAGGAAAACCTGCTGGGCGAGGAAGGCAAGGGTTTCGCCATTGCGATGGGCGTGCTGGACGCCGGCCGCATCGGCATCGCCTCGCAGGCGGTGGGCATTGCCCGTGCCGCGTACGAGGCCACGCTGCAGTGGTCGCGCGACCGCAAGGCATTCGGCGCGCCGATCGGCACGTTCCAGATGACCCAGGCCAAGATCGCCGACATGAAGTGCAAGCTGGACGCGGCCACGCTGCTTACCCTGCGCGCGGCGTGGGCCAAGGGCGAGACGGAGAAGAACGGCGGGCGCTTCGGCACCGAGGCGGCGATCGCCAAGCTCACCGCTTCGGAAGCGGCGATGTGGATCAGCCACCAGGCGGTGCAGATCCACGGTGGCATGGGCTACTCGAAGGAGATGCCGCTGGAGCGCTACTTCCGCGACGCCAAGATCACCGAGATCTACGAGGGCACCAGCGAGATCCAGCGCATCGTGATCGCCCGCAACGAAACCGGCCTGCGCTGA
- a CDS encoding ArsR/SmtB family transcription factor, translated as MDLATASGVLRLLADPTRVRLLALLEREELTVAELAQVLHLAQPRVSTHLAKLKEAELVRDRRAGVSAYYRANNEGDSHQHALLHSLRESIDDALLREDAARLPSVLANRARAEGWADTVAGDMERHYSPGRTWETLARSLLQLLETGDVLDIASGDGITAELLAPHARSIVCVDSSDRVVAAAAQRLKAFSNVEVREGDMHALDLGKRRFDLVLMLHALTYAERPSQAVAEAARLLRSGGRLLAVTLGKHDHRTAVEPFDHRNLGFTSEELSGLATDAGLSVSSCVRLSRERKAPHFEVISLLARKP; from the coding sequence ATGGATCTGGCGACCGCCTCCGGCGTCCTGCGCCTGCTGGCCGATCCCACCCGCGTGCGGCTGCTGGCATTGCTGGAGCGCGAGGAACTGACCGTGGCCGAGCTGGCGCAGGTGCTGCACCTGGCCCAGCCGCGCGTGTCCACGCACCTGGCCAAACTCAAGGAAGCCGAGCTCGTGCGCGATCGCCGCGCCGGCGTGTCGGCCTACTACCGCGCCAATAACGAGGGCGACTCGCACCAGCACGCCCTGCTCCACTCGCTGCGCGAGAGCATCGACGATGCCCTGTTGCGCGAGGACGCTGCCCGCCTGCCATCCGTGCTGGCCAATCGCGCCCGTGCGGAAGGCTGGGCCGATACCGTCGCCGGCGACATGGAACGCCACTACTCGCCCGGCCGCACCTGGGAAACCCTTGCCCGCTCGCTGCTGCAGCTGCTGGAAACCGGCGACGTACTGGACATCGCCTCGGGCGACGGCATCACCGCCGAGTTGCTGGCCCCGCACGCGCGCTCGATCGTCTGCGTGGATTCGAGCGACCGCGTGGTTGCCGCGGCCGCACAACGTCTGAAGGCCTTTTCGAACGTGGAAGTGCGCGAGGGAGACATGCACGCGCTGGACCTGGGCAAGCGTCGCTTCGACCTGGTGCTGATGCTGCACGCACTGACCTATGCCGAACGCCCGTCCCAGGCCGTGGCCGAGGCGGCGCGCCTGCTCCGCAGCGGTGGCCGTTTGCTGGCGGTGACGTTGGGCAAGCACGACCATCGCACCGCGGTCGAGCCGTTCGACCACCGCAACCTCGGCTTCACGAGCGAGGAGCTGTCGGGTCTGGCCACCGACGCCGGCCTGAGCGTGTCCAGCTGCGTGCGCCTGAGCCGGGAGCGCAAGGCGCCGCACTTCGAAGTGATCAGCCTGCTGGCGCGCAAGCCGTAA
- a CDS encoding homocysteine S-methyltransferase family protein has product MSTLPWLHPDRVAQLERALRERILILDGAMGTMLQGHALDESGFRGERFAHGHDDQHDHSHPGSCDLKGNNDLLSLTRPELIRGVHEAYLDAGADLLETNTFNSTRISQADYHLEHLAYELNLEGARLARTACDAWTLKTPDRPRFVIGVLGPTSRTASLSPDVNDPGFRNVTFEELAANYRESAAGLIDGGADVVMVETIFDTLNAKAALFALSELFIERGARVPIMVSGTITDRSGRTLSGQTAEAFYYSIAHARPLAVGLNCALGAADLRPHVQTLADIAECYVSTHPNAGLPNAFAEYDETPAQMASVVAGFARDGLLNLVGGCCGTTPAHIAAIAEAVRDCAPRRLPGAVQEAA; this is encoded by the coding sequence ATGTCCACCCTGCCCTGGCTCCATCCCGATCGCGTCGCCCAACTCGAACGGGCGCTGCGCGAGCGCATCCTGATCCTCGACGGCGCCATGGGCACCATGTTGCAGGGCCATGCGCTGGACGAGTCCGGCTTCCGCGGCGAGCGCTTCGCGCATGGGCATGACGACCAGCACGACCACTCGCACCCCGGCAGCTGCGACCTCAAGGGCAACAACGACCTGCTCTCGCTTACCCGCCCGGAGCTGATCCGTGGCGTGCACGAGGCCTATCTCGATGCCGGCGCGGACCTGCTCGAGACCAACACGTTCAATTCCACCCGCATCAGCCAGGCCGATTACCACCTCGAGCACCTCGCCTACGAATTGAACCTCGAAGGCGCACGGCTGGCGCGCACCGCCTGCGATGCCTGGACCCTGAAAACGCCGGACCGGCCCCGCTTCGTCATCGGCGTGCTCGGGCCGACCAGCCGTACCGCGTCGCTCTCGCCGGACGTCAACGACCCGGGCTTCCGCAACGTCACATTCGAGGAGCTTGCGGCCAATTACCGCGAATCCGCCGCCGGCCTGATCGACGGTGGCGCCGACGTCGTGATGGTGGAAACCATCTTCGACACGCTCAACGCCAAGGCTGCGCTGTTCGCCCTGTCCGAGCTCTTCATCGAACGCGGTGCGCGCGTGCCGATCATGGTCTCCGGCACCATCACCGACCGCTCCGGCCGCACGCTCTCGGGCCAGACCGCCGAGGCTTTCTACTATTCGATCGCCCACGCCCGCCCCCTCGCCGTGGGCCTGAACTGCGCGCTCGGCGCCGCCGACCTGCGCCCGCACGTGCAGACCCTGGCCGACATCGCCGAGTGCTACGTCAGCACCCATCCCAACGCCGGCCTGCCCAACGCCTTCGCCGAATACGACGAGACGCCCGCGCAGATGGCCAGCGTCGTCGCCGGGTTCGCGCGCGACGGCCTGCTCAACCTGGTCGGCGGCTGCTGCGGCACCACGCCGGCGCACATCGCGGCGATCGCCGAGGCGGTGCGTGACTGTGCGCCGCGCAGGTTGCCCGGTGCCGTGCAGGAGGCGGCATGA
- the metH gene encoding methionine synthase: protein MTTIRHTRLSGLEPLVITPDLLFVNVGERTNVTGSAQFKKLIKEDRYEEAVEVARQQVANGAQIIDVNMDEGLIDSEAAMVRFLNLIAAEPDIARVPVMVDSSKWSVIEAGLRCLQGKGIVNSISMKEGEEAFLEQARKVRQYGAAAVVMAFDEEGQADTAERKVAICARAYQLLTGQLDFPPEDIIFDPNIFAIATGIEEHNNYAVDFIEATRELKRRFPASHVSGGVSNVSFSFRGNDTVREAIHSVFLYHAIKAGMDMGIVNAGALAIYDDLDPVLRERVEDVVLNRRADATERLLDVADNYKKKKGEAVVENLAWRDRPVRERLSHALVHGIDQFVVEDTEEARQQCTRPLDVIEGPLMDGMNVVGDLFGAGKMFLPQVVKSARVMKKAVAYLLPYIEEEKARTGDTGKNNGKIVMATVKGDVHDIGKNIVGVVLRCNNFDVIDLGVMVPAQKILETAIAEKADMIGLSGLITPSLEEMGHVAREMQRQGFTVPLLIGGATTSRAHTALKIEPHYKAPTVWVKDASRAVGVAQSLVSKELVDSFMAKVRAEYAEVRERHRHRGPGKQLVPLEKARAQRFTCDWAAYDPPQPARPGLTVFDDYDLAELRGYIDWTPFFQAWELAGHYPAILTDEVVGPQATELFNDAQKMLDRVVAEKWLTARAVIGFWPAASVGDDIELRPSPTGEMGQSVMLHHLRQQADKPVERPNLCLSDFIAPGTYGKRDWIGGFAVTAGLGIEPHLQRFHAEHDDYSSIILKALADRLAEAFAERMHERVRREFWGYACDESLDNQALIAEKYQGIRPAPGYPACPDHTEKTTLFRLLDAQANAGIELTEGFSMYPAAAVSGWYFSHPGSQYFVVGRLTREQIEDYASRKGWSRAEAERWLAPNLDYDPD, encoded by the coding sequence ATGACCACCATCCGCCACACCCGTCTCTCCGGCCTCGAACCGCTGGTCATCACTCCCGACCTGCTCTTCGTCAACGTCGGCGAGCGCACCAACGTCACCGGCTCGGCGCAGTTCAAGAAGCTGATCAAGGAAGACCGTTACGAAGAAGCGGTGGAAGTCGCGCGCCAGCAGGTCGCCAACGGCGCGCAGATCATCGACGTCAACATGGACGAGGGCCTGATCGATTCGGAGGCGGCGATGGTGCGCTTCCTCAACCTGATCGCCGCCGAGCCCGACATCGCCCGCGTGCCGGTGATGGTCGACTCCTCCAAGTGGAGCGTGATCGAGGCCGGCCTGCGCTGCCTGCAGGGCAAGGGCATCGTCAACTCGATCTCGATGAAGGAGGGAGAGGAAGCGTTCCTGGAGCAGGCCCGCAAGGTGCGCCAGTACGGTGCGGCCGCAGTGGTCATGGCTTTCGACGAGGAAGGCCAGGCCGACACCGCCGAGCGCAAGGTGGCCATCTGCGCGCGCGCGTACCAACTGCTCACCGGGCAGCTCGACTTTCCTCCCGAAGACATCATTTTCGATCCCAACATCTTCGCCATCGCCACCGGCATCGAGGAGCACAACAACTATGCGGTGGACTTCATCGAGGCCACCCGCGAGCTGAAGAGGCGCTTTCCGGCCAGTCACGTTTCCGGCGGCGTTTCCAACGTGTCGTTCTCCTTCCGGGGCAACGATACGGTGCGCGAAGCGATCCACTCGGTGTTCCTGTACCACGCGATCAAGGCCGGCATGGACATGGGCATCGTCAACGCCGGCGCGCTGGCGATCTACGACGATCTCGATCCGGTGTTGCGCGAGCGCGTGGAAGACGTCGTGCTCAATCGCCGCGCCGATGCCACCGAACGATTGCTGGACGTCGCCGACAACTACAAGAAGAAAAAAGGCGAGGCCGTCGTCGAGAACCTCGCCTGGCGCGACAGGCCCGTGCGCGAACGGCTCAGCCACGCACTCGTCCACGGCATCGACCAGTTCGTGGTGGAAGACACCGAGGAGGCGCGCCAGCAATGCACGCGCCCGCTCGATGTCATCGAGGGTCCGCTGATGGACGGCATGAACGTGGTCGGCGACCTCTTCGGCGCCGGCAAGATGTTCCTGCCGCAGGTGGTCAAGTCCGCCCGCGTGATGAAGAAGGCGGTGGCCTACCTGCTGCCCTACATCGAGGAGGAAAAGGCGCGCACCGGCGACACCGGCAAGAACAACGGCAAGATCGTGATGGCCACGGTCAAGGGCGACGTGCACGACATCGGCAAGAACATCGTCGGTGTGGTGCTCCGCTGCAACAACTTCGACGTGATCGACCTGGGCGTGATGGTGCCCGCGCAGAAGATCCTGGAAACCGCCATCGCCGAGAAGGCCGACATGATCGGCCTATCGGGCCTGATTACCCCTTCGCTGGAGGAGATGGGCCACGTCGCCCGCGAGATGCAGCGCCAGGGCTTCACCGTGCCCTTGCTGATCGGCGGCGCCACCACCTCGCGCGCGCATACCGCGCTGAAGATCGAGCCGCATTACAAGGCGCCGACCGTGTGGGTGAAGGACGCCTCGCGCGCGGTGGGCGTGGCGCAATCGCTGGTGAGCAAGGAACTGGTGGACAGCTTCATGGCCAAGGTCCGCGCCGAGTACGCCGAGGTGCGCGAACGCCATCGCCATCGCGGGCCCGGCAAGCAGCTGGTGCCACTGGAGAAGGCCCGCGCGCAGCGCTTCACCTGCGACTGGGCCGCCTATGACCCGCCGCAACCGGCCAGGCCCGGCCTCACCGTGTTCGACGATTACGACTTGGCCGAACTGCGCGGCTACATCGACTGGACGCCGTTCTTCCAGGCGTGGGAACTCGCCGGTCACTACCCGGCGATCCTCACCGACGAGGTAGTCGGCCCGCAGGCGACCGAGCTGTTCAACGACGCGCAGAAGATGCTCGACCGCGTCGTCGCGGAGAAGTGGCTGACCGCCCGCGCCGTCATCGGCTTCTGGCCTGCCGCCAGCGTAGGTGACGACATCGAACTTCGCCCGTCTCCGACGGGAGAGATGGGCCAGTCGGTCATGCTGCACCACTTGCGCCAGCAGGCGGACAAACCCGTCGAACGCCCGAACCTCTGCCTGTCCGATTTCATCGCCCCTGGCACGTATGGCAAGCGCGACTGGATCGGCGGCTTCGCCGTCACCGCGGGGCTCGGCATCGAGCCACACCTGCAACGCTTCCATGCCGAACACGACGACTATTCCTCGATCATCCTCAAAGCCCTGGCCGACCGCCTCGCGGAAGCGTTCGCCGAGCGCATGCACGAACGCGTGCGCCGCGAGTTCTGGGGCTACGCGTGCGATGAATCGCTGGACAACCAGGCTTTGATCGCCGAGAAGTACCAGGGCATCCGACCGGCGCCGGGTTACCCCGCCTGCCCCGACCACACCGAGAAGACCACCCTGTTCCGCCTGCTCGACGCCCAGGCCAACGCCGGCATCGAACTCACCGAGGGCTTCTCGATGTACCCGGCCGCGGCCGTCTCGGGCTGGTATTTCTCCCATCCGGGCAGCCAGTACTTCGTGGTAGGCCGCCTGACCCGCGAACAGATCGAGGATTACGCCAGTCGCAAGGGTTGGAGCCGCGCCGAAGCCGAACGCTGGCTCGCCCCCAACCTCGACTACGATCCCGATTAG
- a CDS encoding lipid-A-disaccharide synthase N-terminal domain-containing protein, whose product MDLFAPILHALQHFQLTPWKLVGFVGTFMFTSRWFVQLYYTRKYKRVVMPLAFWWLSVFGSALLLAYFTVGKNDSVGILSNFFPVFVSVYNLVVHLRQRRHGIAEGT is encoded by the coding sequence ATGGACCTTTTCGCTCCCATCCTGCACGCGCTGCAGCATTTCCAACTGACGCCATGGAAGCTGGTCGGTTTCGTCGGCACCTTCATGTTCACCAGCCGCTGGTTCGTGCAGCTGTATTACACGCGCAAGTACAAGCGGGTGGTGATGCCCCTGGCGTTCTGGTGGCTGTCGGTATTCGGGAGTGCGCTGCTGCTTGCCTACTTCACGGTCGGCAAGAACGACTCGGTGGGCATTCTTTCCAATTTCTTCCCCGTGTTCGTCTCGGTCTACAACCTGGTGGTGCACTTGCGCCAGCGCAGGCACGGAATCGCGGAAGGAACCTGA